The following proteins are encoded in a genomic region of Phragmites australis chromosome 9, lpPhrAust1.1, whole genome shotgun sequence:
- the LOC133928885 gene encoding isopentenyl-diphosphate Delta-isomerase I-like, which translates to MAMATVRLLASASVSLGVGRRSWSRLAVSSSASGLLPRPGLALRGRRSFAAAAGGAVIGKADAVDADAGMDAVQRRLMFEDECILVDEQDNVIGHESKYNCHLMEKIDSGNVLHRAFSVFLFNSKYELLLQQRSATKVTFPLVWTNTCCSHPLYRESELIEEKCLGVRNAAQRKLFDELGITAEDLPVDQFIPLGRMLYKAPSDGKWGEHELDYLLFMVRDVKLSPNPEEVADVKYMNRDQLKELHRKADAGEDGVKLSPWFRLVVDNFLMSWWDHVEQGTLQVAADMKTIHKL; encoded by the exons ATGGCGATGGCAACGGTGCGGCTCCTCGCGTCCGCCTCGGTGTCGCTCGGCGTCGGACGGCGCTCGTGGTCTCGGCTGGCTGTCTCCTCCTCCGCTTCGGGGCTCCTCCCCAGGCCGGGGCTCGCCCTCCGGGGGCGCCGCTCGTTCGCCGCCGCGGCCGGAGGCGCCGTGATAGGCAAGGCTGACGCCGTGGACGCCGACGCCGGGATGGACGCCGTCCAGCGCCGGCTCATGTTCGAGGACGA GTGCATTTTAGTGGACGAACAGGATAATGTCATCGGCCACGAGTCCAAGTATAACT GCCACCTCATGGAAAAGATTGATTCAGGGAATGTCTTACACAGAGCGTTCAGTGTTTTCCTTTTCAACTCCAAATATGAATTGCTACTTCAG CAAAGGTCTGCCACAAAAGTGACATTTCCACTTGTCTGGACAAACACTTGCTGTAGCCATCCGCTGTACCGTGAATCTGAATTGATTGAGGAGAAGTGCCTAG GGGTCAGAAATGCTGCGCAGCGCAAGCTGTTTGATGAACTGGGGATAACGGCTGAAGATTTACCAGTTGATCAATTCATTCCACTCGGGAGGATGCTCTACAAGGCTCCTTCAGATGGAAAATGGGGCGAGCATGAGT TGGATTACCTCCTGTTCATGGTTCGTGACGTGAAGCTGAGCCCGAATCCCGAAGAGGTGGCTGACGTCAAGTACATGAACCGCGATCAGCTGAAGGAGCTGCACAGGAAAGCAGACGCTGGGGAGGACGGCGTTAAGCTGTCCCCTTGGTTCAGGCTGGTGGTTGACAACTTCCTCATGAGCTGGTGGGATCACGTCGAGCAAGGGACTCTGCAGGTGGCCGCCGACATGAAAACCATCCATAAGTTGTAG
- the LOC133928884 gene encoding tubulin beta-2 chain has protein sequence MREILHIQGGQCGNQIGSKFWEVVCDEHGIDPTGRYVGTSDLQLERVNVYYNEASCGRFVPRAVLMDLEPGTMDAVRTGPYGQIFRPDNFIFGQSGAGNNWAKGHYTEGAELIDSVLDVVRKEAENCDCLQGFQVCHSLGGGTGSGMGTLLISKIREEYPDRMMLTFSVFPSPKVSDTVVEPYNATLSVHQLVENADECMVLDNEALYDICFRTLKLTTPSFGDLNHLISATMSGVTCCLRFPGQLNSDLRKLAVNLIPFPRLHFFMVGFAPLTSRGSQQYRSLTVPELTQQMWDSKNMMCAADPRHGRYLTASAMFRGKMSTKEVDEQMINVQNKNSSYFVEWIPNNVKSSVCDIPPRGLSMSSTFVGNSTSIQEMFRRVSEQFTAMFRRKAFLHWYTGEGMDEMEFTEAESNMNDLVSEYQQYQDATADEEADYEEEEEEVHE, from the exons atgagggaGATCCTGCACATCCAGGGCGGGCAGTGCGGGAACCAGATCGGTTCCAAGTTCTGGGAGGTGGTgtgcgacgagcacggcatcgACCCGACGGGGCGGTACGTCGGCACGTCGGACCTGCAGCTGGAGCGCGTGAACGTCTACTACAACGAGGCGTCGTGCGGCCGGTTCGTGCCGCGCGCCGTGCTCATGGACCTGGAGCCCGGCACCATGGACGCCGTCCGCACGGGGCCCTACGGCCAAATCTTCCGCCCGGACAACTTCATCTTCGGCCAGTCCGGCGCCGGCAACAACTGGGCCAAGGGACACTACACCGAGGGCGCCGAGCTCATCGACTCCGTCCTTGACGTCGTCCGCAAGGAGGCCGAGAACTGCGACTGCCTCCAAG GTTTCCAGGTGTGCCACTCGCTGGGCGGCGGCACGGGGTCCGGCATGGGTACTCTGCTCATCTCCAAGATCAGGGAGGAGTACCCGGACAGGATGATGCTGACCTTCTCCGTCTTCCCGTCCCCCAAGGTGTCCGACACGGTGGTCGAGCCCTACAACGCCACGCTATCCGTCCACCAGCTCGTGGAGAACGCCGACGAATGCATGGTGCTCGACAACGAGGCGCTCTACGACATCTGCTTCCGCACACTGAAGCTGACCACCCCTAGCT TCGGTGATCTGAACCACCTGATCAGTGCCACCATGAGCGGAGTCACCTGCTGCCTTCGCTTCCCAGGGCAGCTGAACTCCGACCTTCGCAAGCTGGCCGTCAACTTGATCCCCTTCCCGCGCCTCCACTTCTTCATGGTGGGCTTCGCGCCGCTCACCTCGCGTGGCTCTCAGCAGTACCGCTCCCTCACCGTCCCCGAGCTGACCCAGCAGATGTGGGACTCCAAGAACATGATGTGCGCTGCGgacccccgccacggccgctaCCTGACCGCGTCGGCCATGTTCCGGGGCAAGATGAGCACCAAGGAGGTGGACGAGCAGATGATCAACGTGCAGAACAAGAACTCGTCCTACTTCGTTGAGTGGATCCCCAACAACGTCAAGTCGAGCGTGTGCGACATCCCTCCCCGGGGCCTGTCCATGTCCTCCACCTTCGTGGGCAACTCCACCTCGATCCAGGAGATGTTCCGGCGCGTGAGCGAGCAGTTCACAGCCATGTTCAGGAGGAAGGCCTTCCTTCACTGGTACACGGGCGAGGGCATGGACGAGATGGAGTTCACCGAGGCCGAGAGCAACATGAACGACCTCGTCTCCGAGTACCAGCAGTACCAGGACGCGACCGCCGACGAGGAGGCCGActacgaggaggaagaggaggaggtgcaCGAGTGA